The following proteins are encoded in a genomic region of Herminiimonas arsenicoxydans:
- a CDS encoding Conserved hypothetical protein, putative membrane protein (Evidence 4 : Homologs of previously reported genes of unknown function): MDVSLASWFVILLALFCANLPFFNERLLAVIPFPRPVKPVWLRLIELFLLYLAVGLVAGLLELRIGSVFPQGWEFYAITGCLFLVLAYPGFVMRYMRKHHH, from the coding sequence ATGGATGTGTCGCTGGCAAGCTGGTTTGTGATTTTGCTGGCGCTCTTTTGCGCCAACCTGCCATTCTTCAATGAACGTCTGCTCGCCGTCATCCCCTTTCCACGCCCGGTCAAGCCGGTGTGGTTGCGCCTGATCGAATTGTTCCTGCTGTATCTGGCAGTCGGCCTGGTGGCCGGCTTGCTTGAGTTGCGTATCGGTAGCGTGTTCCCGCAAGGCTGGGAATTTTATGCCATCACCGGTTGTCTATTCCTCGTGCTGGCCTATCCAGGTTTTGTCATGCGCTATATGCGCAAGCATCATCACTGA
- the nuoN gene encoding NADH-ubiquinone oxidoreductase, chain N (Evidence 2b : Function of strongly homologous gene; PubMedId : 8422400; Product type e : enzyme) — protein MNNLNLIPVIPEIFLAAATCAILLIDLFLSDAKRYLTYVLSLATLVVCAVLSLSDFNAGATSYSFGNMFVSDPMSNLLKFCTYIAVGLTLVYSRQYLEDRQMVNGRLGGEFYILSLFTVLGQMVMMSANNFLIIYLGLEIMSLSLYALVAFRRDNAVAIEAAMKYFVLGALASGFLLYGISMLYGATGSLDLTEVARVIATGAVNKPVLIFGLVFVVAGLAFKLGAVPFHMWVPDVYQGAPTAVTLMLGGAPKLAAFAITIRLLVEALPALAIDWQQMLTILSVLSMAIGNITAIMQTNIKRMLAYSTISQVGFILLGLLSGVVAGADGSTTNGYGAAMFYVITYVLTTLGMFGVIMLLSRAGFEADNIDDFKGLNQRSPWFAFVTLLLMFSLAGVPPVVGFYAKLAVLQAVLSTGQIWLAVVAVLFSLIGAFYYLRVVKVMYFDEPADKAKIVASKDVTVTLSINGAALLALGLVPGPLMTACAAAIIKTLAS, from the coding sequence ATGAATAATTTGAATCTGATACCTGTCATTCCTGAAATCTTCCTGGCGGCTGCAACCTGTGCAATCCTGCTGATCGATTTGTTTCTGTCGGATGCGAAACGCTACCTGACTTATGTATTGTCGCTCGCAACTCTGGTCGTGTGCGCAGTACTCAGCCTGAGCGACTTCAACGCGGGCGCAACCAGCTACAGTTTCGGCAATATGTTCGTCTCGGACCCAATGTCGAACCTGCTCAAGTTCTGCACGTATATCGCGGTCGGCCTGACGCTCGTCTATTCGCGCCAGTATCTGGAAGATCGTCAAATGGTGAATGGCCGTCTGGGCGGCGAGTTCTACATCCTGTCGCTGTTTACCGTCCTCGGTCAGATGGTGATGATGTCAGCCAATAACTTCCTGATCATCTATCTCGGTCTCGAAATCATGTCGCTGTCGCTGTATGCGCTGGTTGCTTTCCGTCGCGACAATGCTGTGGCAATTGAAGCAGCGATGAAATACTTTGTTCTCGGCGCGCTGGCTTCCGGCTTCCTGCTGTACGGTATTTCGATGTTGTACGGCGCGACCGGTTCGCTCGATTTGACTGAAGTTGCGCGTGTGATTGCGACTGGCGCTGTCAACAAGCCGGTACTGATTTTCGGTCTGGTCTTTGTGGTGGCCGGCCTGGCGTTCAAGCTTGGCGCCGTCCCATTCCATATGTGGGTGCCGGACGTTTATCAAGGTGCACCTACTGCGGTGACGCTGATGCTGGGCGGTGCACCGAAGCTGGCTGCATTTGCCATCACGATACGTCTGCTGGTGGAAGCCTTGCCTGCGCTGGCTATCGACTGGCAGCAAATGCTGACGATACTTTCAGTGCTGTCAATGGCGATCGGTAACATTACCGCGATCATGCAAACCAATATCAAGCGCATGCTGGCCTATTCGACCATCTCGCAAGTCGGTTTTATTCTGCTCGGTCTGTTGTCTGGCGTGGTGGCGGGTGCGGATGGTTCAACCACCAATGGCTATGGCGCGGCAATGTTCTATGTCATTACGTATGTGCTGACTACGCTGGGCATGTTCGGCGTCATCATGCTGTTGTCACGTGCCGGTTTTGAAGCGGACAACATTGACGACTTCAAAGGTTTGAATCAGCGCAGCCCATGGTTTGCCTTCGTTACATTGTTGCTGATGTTTTCGCTGGCCGGTGTGCCACCAGTAGTCGGCTTCTACGCCAAGCTGGCGGTTCTGCAAGCGGTTCTGAGCACCGGACAAATCTGGCTCGCAGTGGTGGCGGTACTGTTCTCGCTGATCGGTGCGTTCTACTATCTGCGCGTGGTCAAGGTCATGTACTTTGATGAGCCGGCTGATAAGGCGAAGATCGTTGCCAGCAAGGATGTCACCGTAACCCTGAGTATCAATGGCGCAGCATTGCTGGCTTTGGGCCTGGTACCCGGACCGCTGATGACAGCCTGTGCGGCTGCCATCATCAAGACGCTCGCGTCCTGA
- the nuoM gene encoding NADH-quinone oxidoreductase subunit M (Evidence 2a : Function of homologous gene experimentally demonstrated in an other organism; PubMedId : 8566820; Product type e : enzyme): MMQSTFPLLSLAIWLPIAFGIVVIALGRDDNPNVARSVSLVGAIVSFLVTLPLIQKFDNAAHGMQFVEKFKWIDIFNINYSLGVDGLSMWFVVLTAFITIFVVIAGWEVIEKRVGQYMGAFLILSGLMIGVFCALDGLLFYVFFESTLIPMFIIIGVWGGANRVYASIKFFLYTFFGSLLMLVALLYLYFKSGHSFDILAWHTLPLPMDAQILIFLAFLMAFAVKVPMWPVHTWLPDAHVEAPTGGSVVLAAIMLKLGAYGFLRFSLPITPDASHYLSGFMITLSLIAVIYIGLVALVQKDMKKLVAYSSIAHMGFVTLGFFMFNDMAVQGGIAQMISHGFVSGAMFLCIGVLYDRMHTRNIADYGGVVNTMPKFAAFFVLFSMGNAGLPATSGFVGEFMVILGAVQYNFWIGLLAATALILGAAYSLWLAKRVLFGAVANHHVAELKDINKREFLMLGLLAIAVLAMGLYPAPFTDVMQTSVADLLKHVAISKLP; the protein is encoded by the coding sequence CGATCTGGTTGCCAATCGCGTTCGGTATCGTCGTGATAGCTTTAGGTCGTGACGACAATCCCAACGTTGCGCGCAGCGTATCGCTGGTCGGCGCCATCGTCAGTTTCCTGGTGACCTTGCCGCTGATACAGAAGTTCGATAATGCAGCGCACGGTATGCAGTTCGTTGAAAAATTCAAGTGGATTGATATTTTCAACATCAACTACTCGCTCGGCGTCGATGGTTTGTCGATGTGGTTCGTCGTATTGACTGCCTTCATCACGATTTTCGTCGTGATCGCAGGCTGGGAAGTAATCGAGAAGCGCGTCGGCCAGTACATGGGTGCGTTCCTGATCCTGTCCGGTTTGATGATCGGCGTGTTCTGTGCACTCGACGGCTTGCTGTTCTATGTGTTCTTTGAATCGACACTGATTCCGATGTTCATCATCATCGGCGTATGGGGCGGTGCGAATCGCGTCTATGCATCGATCAAGTTCTTCCTGTACACCTTCTTCGGCTCGCTGCTGATGCTGGTCGCATTGCTGTACCTGTACTTCAAGTCGGGTCACAGTTTCGACATTCTGGCATGGCATACATTGCCGTTGCCTATGGATGCGCAGATCCTGATCTTCCTGGCATTCCTGATGGCGTTTGCCGTCAAGGTACCGATGTGGCCGGTGCACACATGGTTGCCGGATGCCCACGTGGAAGCGCCAACCGGCGGTTCCGTCGTGCTGGCAGCGATCATGCTGAAACTCGGCGCATACGGCTTCCTGCGTTTCTCGCTGCCGATCACGCCGGATGCCAGTCATTACCTGTCCGGCTTCATGATCACGCTGTCGCTGATCGCCGTGATCTATATCGGTCTGGTCGCGCTGGTGCAAAAGGATATGAAAAAGCTGGTGGCGTATTCTTCGATTGCGCACATGGGCTTCGTCACACTGGGCTTCTTCATGTTCAACGACATGGCAGTGCAGGGCGGTATCGCACAAATGATTTCGCACGGCTTTGTGTCGGGCGCGATGTTCCTGTGTATCGGTGTGTTGTACGACCGTATGCATACTCGTAATATCGCTGACTACGGCGGCGTCGTGAACACCATGCCTAAATTTGCTGCATTCTTCGTGCTGTTCTCGATGGGTAACGCCGGTTTGCCGGCAACCTCGGGCTTCGTTGGCGAATTCATGGTGATTCTGGGCGCGGTCCAATACAATTTCTGGATCGGCCTGCTGGCAGCCACTGCATTGATTCTGGGTGCTGCGTATTCACTGTGGCTGGCCAAGCGCGTACTTTTCGGCGCTGTTGCCAATCACCATGTGGCGGAACTGAAGGATATCAACAAGCGTGAATTCCTGATGCTTGGTTTGCTTGCTATTGCCGTACTGGCAATGGGCCTGTATCCGGCGCCTTTCACAGATGTTATGCAGACTTCGGTCGCTGATTTGCTCAAGCATGTCGCGATTTCGAAGCTTCCTTAA